Proteins encoded within one genomic window of Cyprinus carpio isolate SPL01 chromosome B22, ASM1834038v1, whole genome shotgun sequence:
- the LOC109092282 gene encoding CD276 antigen homolog, producing the protein MITRSYFICVFAVLIHKVSLQLTVEGFNGGSVVLPCSSTRHGYKPQDIEVFWRHNGSKIVFDIIKGKYLVEQQEPRYKNRTFPEEYKRGNFNIRLTALNHADAGEYTCLIAHSSEHNTVELIIKEPTTESGTKSAGQETQKPETDVVTSSSLLWVYITVAVLILIMLIACFIYRKKIQAALFSPVLTEDKEQTETNV; encoded by the exons ATCCTACttcatctgtgtgtttgcagtgctGATACACAAAG TCTCTCTGCAGCTCACAGTAGAGGGTTTTAATGGAGGTTCTGTTGTCCTGCCGTGTTCTTCAACTCGGCATGGTTATAAACCTCAAGACATTGAAGTGTTTTGGAGACACAATGGCAGCAAGATTGTGTTTGATATAATCAAGGGTAAATATTTAGTAGAGCAACAGGAGCCACGGTACAAGAACAGAACTTTCCCTGAAGAGTATAAGAGAGGAAACTTCAACATCAGACTCACTGCTCTCAATCACGCTGATGCAGGAGAATACACCTGTCTCATCGCACACTCATCTGAACATAATACTGTGGAGCTGATCATCAAAG aGCCAACAACAGAAAGTGGAACTAAATCAGCTGGTCAAGAAACCCAAAAACCAGAAACAGATGTGGTGACATCATCATCTTTGCTCTGGGTTTACATTACAGTAgctgtattaatattaattatgctTATAGCCTGTTTcatctatagaaaaaaaattcaagctgCTTTATTCTCTCCTGTCTTGACTGAAgataaagaacagacagaaacaaaTGTGTAA